In the Ochrobactrum sp. Marseille-Q0166 genome, one interval contains:
- a CDS encoding ABC transporter ATP-binding protein, producing the protein MIEINQVSKSYRDAVVVDDVTLELPARGITSIIGPNGAGKSTLLSMVSRLLPMDKGRVIIDGLDVSTTSGDVLAKRLSILRQDNAINSRLTVRDLVTFGRYPHSKGRPTREDLTHVDQSIGYLGLEELGDRFLDELSGGQRQRAFVAMVLCQNTDYVLLDEPLNNLDMKHSASMMKLLRRAANELGKTVVLVLHDINFASCYSDHIVAMRKGKVVHQGSPEELIQPHILRDIYEMEIAVETIGGNRICIYYL; encoded by the coding sequence TTGATCGAAATAAACCAGGTCAGTAAATCCTATCGTGATGCGGTCGTCGTTGATGATGTAACGCTGGAATTGCCTGCACGCGGCATTACCTCGATTATCGGACCCAATGGTGCCGGAAAATCCACTCTGCTTTCGATGGTCAGCCGTTTGCTTCCCATGGATAAGGGTCGCGTCATCATTGATGGGCTGGATGTATCGACTACATCGGGTGATGTGCTAGCAAAAAGGCTTTCAATTTTAAGGCAGGACAATGCCATTAATTCGCGTCTCACCGTGCGGGATCTCGTGACTTTTGGGCGTTATCCGCATTCAAAAGGCCGCCCGACACGCGAAGACCTTACCCACGTTGATCAGTCAATCGGCTATCTCGGACTTGAAGAATTAGGCGACCGCTTTCTCGATGAGCTTTCCGGTGGGCAACGACAGCGCGCATTCGTTGCAATGGTTCTGTGCCAAAACACAGATTATGTACTGCTAGACGAGCCGCTCAACAATCTCGACATGAAGCACTCGGCTTCGATGATGAAACTGCTGCGGCGTGCGGCGAATGAACTGGGCAAGACCGTCGTACTGGTGCTGCACGACATCAATTTCGCATCCTGCTATTCTGACCATATCGTTGCCATGCGCAAGGGCAAGGTGGTGCATCAGGGATCGCCGGAAGAACTCATTCAGCCGCACATTCTGCGCGATATTTATGAGATGGAAATTGCCGTCGAAACCATTGGCGGCAATCGCATCTGCATTTA